One window of Quercus robur chromosome 5, dhQueRobu3.1, whole genome shotgun sequence genomic DNA carries:
- the LOC126726356 gene encoding subtilisin-like protease SBT5.6: MKRIPIIFILLLPLLASCVEQQVYIVYFGEHSGENTLNEIKDTHHSYLLSVKKNEEEARASLIYSYKHSINGFAALLTPEEASQLSELEEVVSVYQSNPRKYSLHTTRSWEFLGLDTKPKYPWSGGDLLSKAKYGEEVIVGVLDSGVWPESKSFSDEGMGPVPKSWKGICQTGVAFNSSNCNRKLIGARYYLKSYEKYYGSLNTSEDYRSPRDKDGHGTHTTSTVGGRRVHRTSAIGGFAHGTASGGAPLVRLAIYKVCWPIPGASKADGNTCFEEDMLEAIDDAIADGVDVLSLSIGTKQPYPYAEDGIAIGALHAAKKNIVVSCSAGNTGPAPSTLSNPAPWIITVGASSIDREFVSPVLLGNGMKFEGQTVTPYKMEKKLYPLAYAGDIVNPNVTKVDLGQCLPGSLSPEKAKGKIVLCMRGNGTRVGKGIEVKRAGGAGFILGNSVANGAEIACDAHLLPASAVTYDDASKIYQYINSTKNPMATIIPGKTLVHIKPAPTLTAFTSRGPNVIDPSILKPDITAPGLNILAAWSEADPPTRLQYQDNRIVQYNIISGTSMSCPHVSAAAALLKAIHPTWSSAAIRSALMTTATLRNNLGLPLTDESGNEATPFAYGSGHLRPTKAADPGLVYDASYTDYLLYFCSTNSSLQKVDPTFKCPKALPTAIDLNYPSLAIHKLNGTVTVNRTVTNVGPSKSVYFFSARPPLGFSVKASPSILFFNHVGQKKSFTITVQTDMLSKPHKDKYAFGGYTWTDGVHFVRSPMAVSLG; the protein is encoded by the exons ATGAAGAGAATCCCCATAATCTTCATCCTCCTGCTTCCACTCTTAGCCTCATGTGTAGAACAACAG GTTTACATAGTGTACTTTGGAGAGCATAGTGGAGAAAATACATTGAATGAGATAAAAGACACCCATCATTCATATTTGCTCTCTGTAAAAAAGAATGAGGAAGAAGCTAGAGCCTCCCTTATTTACAGCTACAAGCATAGCATCAATGGCTTCGCAGCATTGCTCACACCCGAAGAAGCCTCCCAATTATCTG AATTGGAGGAAGTAGTATCGGTGTATCAGAGCAACCCAAGAAAGTATTCTTTACATACCACAAGGTCATGGGAGTTTTTAGGCTTAGATACAAAACCAAAGTATCCCTGGAGCGGAGGAGACTTACTGTCCAAAGCTAAATACGGCGAAGAAGTAATAGTGGGGGTCTTGGATAGTG GTGTGTGGCCAGAATCAAAGAGCTTCAGTGATGAAGGGATGGGACCTGTCCCAAAATCATGGAAAGGAATATGCCAAACAGGAGTTGCTTTTAACTCATCCAATTGTAATAG GAAGCTCATTGGAGCTCGATACTACCTTAAGAGTTACGAGAAATACTATGGCTCTTTAAACACAAGTGAGGATTATCGATCACCCCGTGACAAAGATGGGCATGGTACACACACTACCTCAACAGTTGGAGGTCGAAGAGTTCATAGAACCTCAGCCATTGGTGGCTTTGCTCATGGCACTGCCTCAGGTGGGGCACCACTTGTCCGCCTTGCCATATACAAAGTTTGCTGGCCAATACCGGGCGCTTCAAAAGCAGATGGGAACACATGCTTTGAGGAAGACATGTTGGAAGCCATTGATGATGCCATTGCTGATGGTGTTGATGTGTTAAGCCTTTCCATTGGAACTAAACAACCTTATCCTTATGCTGAGGATGGTATTGCAATTGGAGCACTCCATGCTGCCAAGAAAAACATTGTGGTGTCATGTAGTGCAGGTAACACTGGCCCTGCACCTTCAACTTTATCCAACCCGGCTCCGTGGATTATCACTGTTGGTGCTAGTAGTATTGACCGTGAGTTTGTCTCTCCTGTTCTGCTTGGAAATGGTATGAAATTTGAG GGCCAAACTGTGACTCCATACAAGATGGAGAAAAAGTTGTACCCATTAGCATACGCGGGAGATATAGTTAACCCAAACGTGACCAAAGTCGACTTGGG ACAATGCCTTCCTGGCTCTCTTTCCCCCGAGAAAGCCAAGGGAAAGATAGTGTTGTGCATGAGAGGTAATGGGACAAGAGTTGGAAAAGGCATAGAAGTGAAAAGGGCTGGTGGTGCTGGTTTTATACTTGGAAACAGTGTTGCAAATGGAGCAGAGATAGCATGTGATGCTCATTTGCTTCCTGCCTCAGCTGTGACTTATGACGATGCAAGTAAAATTTATCAATACATCAACTCCACCAAGAATCCAATGGCTACTATCATACCTGGGAAAACCTTGGTACATATCAAGCCAGCACCTACCTTGACAGCATTCACTAGTAGAGGTCCTAATGTTATTGACCCTAGTATTCTCAAG CCTGACATCACAGCTCCAGGACTGAATATACTGGCGGCATGGAGCGAGGCCGATCCTCCTACAAGGTTGCAATATCAAGACAACCGAATTGTTCAGTACAATATAATCTCTGGAACTTCAATGTCTTGCCCTCATGTGTCTGCTGCAGCTGCACTTCTCAAAGCAATTCACCCTACTTGGAGTAGTGCAGCAATAAGATCTGCCCTCATGACCACAG CTACGTTAAGAAACAACTTGGGTTTGCCATTGACTGATGAATCTGGCAATGAAGCTACACCATTTGCATATGGGTCTGGCCACTTGCGCCCCACAAAAGCAGCAGACCCTGGTCTAGTGTATGATGCTTCATATACAGACTACCTTCTCTACTTTTGCAGCACTAATAGTTCACTCCAGAAAGTTGACCCAACATTCAAGTGTCCAAAAGCACTACCAACAGCAATCGACCTCAACTATCCATCCCTAGCAATCCACAAACTCAATGGCACCGTAACCGTTAATAGGACAGTCACAAACGTTGGTCCTAGCAAGAGTGTGTACTTCTTTAGTGCCAGACCACCCTTGGGATTCTCCGTCAAGGCCTCCCCAagtattttattctttaatcaTGTTGGACAGAAGAAGAGCTTCACAATCACTGTGCAAACTGACATGCTCAGCAAGCCTCACAAGGATAAGTATGCTTTTGGGGGGTATACTTGGACTGATGGAGTCCATTTTGTAAGAAGCCCAATGGCAGTGTCTTTAGGTTAA
- the LOC126726357 gene encoding pentatricopeptide repeat-containing protein At4g18975, chloroplastic isoform X1 yields the protein MMICRNSFCCQFSSLSLGTSQSHQVKKTEVEVLLMGFKLSNCTLFTTTSSTILTTKATMNSQVKCSVNQSGQLITNSKAVERKMINKAGKREHHLWKRRDSAGSGQKALNLVRIVSGLPNEKESVYGALDKWTAWETEFPLIAAAKALRILRKRSQWKRVIQVAKWMLSKGQGATMGTYDTLLLAFDMDQRVDEAESLWNMILHVYTRSISKRLFSRMISLYDHHNIQDKIIEVFADMEELGVKPDQDTVRRVARAFQKLGQEEKQMLVLKRYQSKWKYVHFKGERVRVRTDVYNEDNA from the exons atgatgatttGCAGAAACTCATTTTGTTGCCAATTCTCCTCCTTATCATTAGGAACGAGTCAG TCTCATCAGGTTAAGAAAACTGAGGTGGAGGTGTTGTTGATGGGGTTCAAGCTCTCAAATTGCACCCTTTTCACTACTACAAGCTCCACTATCCTCACTACAAAG GCAACAATGAATTCCCAAGTCAAATGCTCCGTTAATCAAAGTGGACAACTGATAACTAATTCTAAAGCTGTTGAGAG GAAAATGATAAATAAGGCCGGTAAGAGAGAACACCACTTGTGGAAGAGAAGAGATTCAGCTGGGTCTGGGCAAAAGGCGCTTAATCTTGTCAGAATT GTTTCTGGGCTTCCTAATGAGAAGGAATCTGTTTATGGAGCATTAGATAAATGGACTGCTTGGGAGACAGAATTCCCATTGATCGCAGCAGCTAAAGCTTTAAGAATCTTAAGGAAGAGGAGTCAATGGAAGCGAGTAATTCAA GTGGCCAAGTGGATGTTGAGCAAAGGTCAAGGGGCAACAATGGGAACGTATGACACCCTTCTACTGGCATTTGATATGGATCAGAGAGTAGATGAGGCTGAATCTTTGTGGAACATGATTTTGCATGTATATACACGCTCTATCTCAAAGCGGTTGTTTTCTAGGATGATTTCTTTGTATGATCATCATAACATACAGGATAAGATAATAGAG gTTTTTGCAGACATGGAGGAGTTGGGTGTAAAACCAGATCAAGATACTGTCAGGAGAGTCGCACGTGCCTTTCAGAAATTGGGACAAGAAGAGAAGCAGATGTTGGTTCTTAAAAGGTACCAGTCTAAATGGAAGTATGTCCACTTCAAAGGTGAACGGGTGAGAGTGAGAACAGATGTGTACAACGAAGATAATGCCTGA
- the LOC126726357 gene encoding pentatricopeptide repeat-containing protein At4g18975, chloroplastic isoform X2 — translation MMICRNSFCCQFSSLSLGTSQVKKTEVEVLLMGFKLSNCTLFTTTSSTILTTKATMNSQVKCSVNQSGQLITNSKAVERKMINKAGKREHHLWKRRDSAGSGQKALNLVRIVSGLPNEKESVYGALDKWTAWETEFPLIAAAKALRILRKRSQWKRVIQVAKWMLSKGQGATMGTYDTLLLAFDMDQRVDEAESLWNMILHVYTRSISKRLFSRMISLYDHHNIQDKIIEVFADMEELGVKPDQDTVRRVARAFQKLGQEEKQMLVLKRYQSKWKYVHFKGERVRVRTDVYNEDNA, via the exons atgatgatttGCAGAAACTCATTTTGTTGCCAATTCTCCTCCTTATCATTAGGAACGAGTCAG GTTAAGAAAACTGAGGTGGAGGTGTTGTTGATGGGGTTCAAGCTCTCAAATTGCACCCTTTTCACTACTACAAGCTCCACTATCCTCACTACAAAG GCAACAATGAATTCCCAAGTCAAATGCTCCGTTAATCAAAGTGGACAACTGATAACTAATTCTAAAGCTGTTGAGAG GAAAATGATAAATAAGGCCGGTAAGAGAGAACACCACTTGTGGAAGAGAAGAGATTCAGCTGGGTCTGGGCAAAAGGCGCTTAATCTTGTCAGAATT GTTTCTGGGCTTCCTAATGAGAAGGAATCTGTTTATGGAGCATTAGATAAATGGACTGCTTGGGAGACAGAATTCCCATTGATCGCAGCAGCTAAAGCTTTAAGAATCTTAAGGAAGAGGAGTCAATGGAAGCGAGTAATTCAA GTGGCCAAGTGGATGTTGAGCAAAGGTCAAGGGGCAACAATGGGAACGTATGACACCCTTCTACTGGCATTTGATATGGATCAGAGAGTAGATGAGGCTGAATCTTTGTGGAACATGATTTTGCATGTATATACACGCTCTATCTCAAAGCGGTTGTTTTCTAGGATGATTTCTTTGTATGATCATCATAACATACAGGATAAGATAATAGAG gTTTTTGCAGACATGGAGGAGTTGGGTGTAAAACCAGATCAAGATACTGTCAGGAGAGTCGCACGTGCCTTTCAGAAATTGGGACAAGAAGAGAAGCAGATGTTGGTTCTTAAAAGGTACCAGTCTAAATGGAAGTATGTCCACTTCAAAGGTGAACGGGTGAGAGTGAGAACAGATGTGTACAACGAAGATAATGCCTGA
- the LOC126726357 gene encoding pentatricopeptide repeat-containing protein At4g18975, chloroplastic isoform X3, with product MMICRNSFCCQFSSLSLGTSQSHQVKKTEVEVLLMGFKLSNCTLFTTTSSTILTTKATMNSQVKCSVNQSGQLITNSKAVERKMINKAGKREHHLWKRRDSAGSGQKALNLVRIVSGLPNEKESVYGALDKWTAWETEFPLIAAAKALRILRKRSQWKRVIQVAKWMLSKGQGATMGTYDTLLLAFDMDQRVDEAESLWNMILHVFADMEELGVKPDQDTVRRVARAFQKLGQEEKQMLVLKRYQSKWKYVHFKGERVRVRTDVYNEDNA from the exons atgatgatttGCAGAAACTCATTTTGTTGCCAATTCTCCTCCTTATCATTAGGAACGAGTCAG TCTCATCAGGTTAAGAAAACTGAGGTGGAGGTGTTGTTGATGGGGTTCAAGCTCTCAAATTGCACCCTTTTCACTACTACAAGCTCCACTATCCTCACTACAAAG GCAACAATGAATTCCCAAGTCAAATGCTCCGTTAATCAAAGTGGACAACTGATAACTAATTCTAAAGCTGTTGAGAG GAAAATGATAAATAAGGCCGGTAAGAGAGAACACCACTTGTGGAAGAGAAGAGATTCAGCTGGGTCTGGGCAAAAGGCGCTTAATCTTGTCAGAATT GTTTCTGGGCTTCCTAATGAGAAGGAATCTGTTTATGGAGCATTAGATAAATGGACTGCTTGGGAGACAGAATTCCCATTGATCGCAGCAGCTAAAGCTTTAAGAATCTTAAGGAAGAGGAGTCAATGGAAGCGAGTAATTCAA GTGGCCAAGTGGATGTTGAGCAAAGGTCAAGGGGCAACAATGGGAACGTATGACACCCTTCTACTGGCATTTGATATGGATCAGAGAGTAGATGAGGCTGAATCTTTGTGGAACATGATTTTGCAT gTTTTTGCAGACATGGAGGAGTTGGGTGTAAAACCAGATCAAGATACTGTCAGGAGAGTCGCACGTGCCTTTCAGAAATTGGGACAAGAAGAGAAGCAGATGTTGGTTCTTAAAAGGTACCAGTCTAAATGGAAGTATGTCCACTTCAAAGGTGAACGGGTGAGAGTGAGAACAGATGTGTACAACGAAGATAATGCCTGA
- the LOC126728389 gene encoding uncharacterized protein LOC126728389 — protein sequence MWMLHPKFPKVVQGAWTESTSLLEATLNFTVKAKKWNVDGFGNVFIKKKRVLARINGAQKTLTNNPNEFLIQLENKLIEEYATILLQEEEFWALKSRLNVAAFGDRNTSYFHLSTIVRRHKNKIRGIKNREREWIFEEDQVREHIHRGFYDLYSTELEKSSLNSPISNSSCHYFSEEEQERIGREVLEEDIRVGLWSLKLFKAPRPNGVHAGFFQYFWHDVK from the coding sequence ATGTGGATGCTGCATCCTAAATTCCCTAAGGTTGTGCAAGGTGCTTGGACAGAGAGTACAAGTCTTCTAGAGGCAACTTTGAACTTTACTGTCAAAGCTAAAAAGTGGAATGTAGATGGGTTTGGCAATGtgtttataaaaaagaaaagagtactTGCAAGAATTAATGGTGCTCAAAAAACCCTCACCAACAATCCTAATGAATTTCTGATCcaattggaaaataaattaattgaagAATATGCAACTATCCTTCTTCAAGAGGAGGAATTTTGGGCCCTTAAGTCTAGACTAAATGTGGCAGCTTTTGGGGACAGAAATACTTCGTATTTTCACCTTTCCACAATTGTCCGTAGACATAAGAATAAAATTAGAGGtattaaaaatagagaacggGAGTGGATATTTGAGGAAGATCAAGTCAGAGAACACATACACAGAGGGTTTTATGATCTATATTCCACGGAGTTGGAAAAGTCTAGTCTCAACTCTCCTATCTCTAACTCCTCTTGCCACTATTTCTCGGAGGAGGAACAAGAAAGGATTGGAAGGGAGGTGTTGGAGGAGGATATTAGGGTTGGATTGTGGAGCCTAAAGTTATTTAAGGCTCCTAGACCAAATGGAGTTCATGCCGGATTTTTCCAATACTTCTGGCACGATGTCAAATAG